Proteins from one Fragaria vesca subsp. vesca linkage group LG6, FraVesHawaii_1.0, whole genome shotgun sequence genomic window:
- the LOC101302483 gene encoding pentatricopeptide repeat-containing protein At1g03540-like, whose protein sequence is MKLFFFFKRYYTSLLPSNLPKPQNPPPKQSQILRLCKSGLLLDAIHLLNSTNPSKLTLKPLLYASLLQTCTKAVSLTHGLQIHSHVIKTGLETDRFVGNSLLSLYFKLIPNMTQTQKVFDALYFKDVISWTSMITGYVRAGKPATSVELFWEMVRFGIEPNDFTVSAVVKACSQLGRVSLGRCLHCLVVSRGCDSNPVIISALIDMYGRNHRPGDARQLFDEMREPGAICWTSVISALTRSDLFREALGYFYLMQRCHGLFPDGFTFGTVLTACGNLERLRQGREVHAKVVTYGIKGNVVVESSLVDMYGKCGSVDDSRRVFDRMAVKNSVSWSALLGVYCQAGEFESVIKNFREMEEADLYCFGTVLRACAGLAAVQHGKEVHCQYVRRCGWRDVIVESALVNLYAKCGCIDFASSVFAQMLVRNLITWNSMICGFAQNGQGEEALKIFDEMIKEGMKPDYISFIGVLFACSHAGLVDQGRKNFILMTKKYGIKPGIEHYCCMVDLLGRAGLLEEAENLIESAECRNDSSLWAVLLGASTSCTNSATAERIAKKMIKLEPDYHLSYVLLANVYRSVGRWDDAVEIAKLMQDRGVKKNPAKSWIESKSRLGSHIRVGDVHIPRKIDFNAVWGHCVKTRIDRSESTVEYQPMLEAGVQF, encoded by the coding sequence ATGAAGCTCTTCTTCTTCTTCAAGCGCTATTACACCTCACTCCTCCCCTCCAATCTCCCCAAACCCCAGAACCCACCACCCAAACAATCCCAAATCCTCCGCCTCTGCAAATCCGGCCTCCTTCTCGACGCCATTCATCTCCTCAACTCCACAAACCCCTCCAAACTCACCCTCAAACCTCTCCTCTACGCTTCACTCCTCCAAACATGCACCAAAGCCGTCTCTCTCACTCACGGCCTCCAAATCCACTCCCACGTCATCAAAACCGGCCTCGAAACCGACCGCTTCGTCGGCAACAGCCTCCTCTCCCTCTACTTCAAGCTCATCCCCAACATGACCCAAACCCAAAAAGTGTTTGACGCCCTGTATTTCAAAGATGTGATATCGTGGACTTCCATGATCACCGGCTACGTTCGCGCCGGGAAGCCTGCTACTTCAGTTGAGTTGTTTTGGGAGATGGTGAGGTTCGGAATTGAGCCGAATGACTTCACTGTCTCCGCGGTGGTCAAGGCCTGTTCGCAGCTCGGGCGCGTGAGCCTGGGACGGTGCTTACATTGTTTAGTTGTGAGTAGAGGATGTGATTCGAATCCGGTAATTATTAGTGCTCTGATTGACATGTATGGGAGAAACCATAGGCCGGGGGATGCACGTCAGCTGTTCGATGAAATGCGTGAACCGGGGGCGATATGTTGGACGTCGGTTATATCTGCGCTGACGCGGAGCGATTTGTTTAGGGAGGCATTGGGGTATTTTTACTTGATGCAGAGATGTCATGGGTTGTTTCCTGATGGGTTTACGTTTGGGACTGTGTTGACTGCTTGTGGGAATTTGGAGAGGCTGAGGCAAGGGCGAGAAGTGCACGCGAAGGTGGTTACATATGGGATTAAGGGGAATGTGGTTGTGGAGAGTAGCTTGGTTGATATGTATGGGAAATGTGGGAGTGTGGATGATTCTCGACGGGTTTTTGATAGGATGGCTGTGAAGAACTCTGTTTCGTGGTCTGCGTTGCTCGGGGTGTACTGTCAAGCTGGGGAGTTTGAGTCTGTTATTAAGAATTTTAGGGAAATGGAAGAGGCTGACCTATATTGCTTTGGAACTGTTCTTCGTGCGTGTGCAGGTTTGGCGGCTGTGCAGCATGGGAAAGAAGTTCACTGCCAGTATGTGAGGAGGTGTGGTTGGAGAGATGTGATTGTTGAGTCGGCTCTAGTTAATCTTTATGCAAAATGTGGCTGCATAGATTTTGCGAGTAGTGTTTTCGCGCAGATGCTGGTTAGGAATTTGATTACATGGAACTCGATGATTTGTGGGTTTGCTCAGAACGGGCAAGGTGAAGAAGCTCTTAAAATATTTGATGAGATGATTAAGGAGGGGATGAAGCCTGACTATATCAGCTTTATTGGGGTTTTGTTTGCTTGTAGTCATGCAGGTCTAGTTGATCAAGGGCGAAAGAATTTTATCTTAATGACGAAAAAGTATGGGATCAAACCTGGGATTGAACATTATTGTTGCATGGTTGATCTCCTCGGCCGTGCGGGGCTACTGGAAGAAGCAGAGAATTTAATAGAGAGTGCCGAGTGTAGAAATGATTCTTCCCTTTGGGCAGTTCTTCTAGGTGCTAGCACAAGCTGTACGAACTCTGCTACTGCAGAGCGCATAGCCAAGAAAATGATAAAACTTGAACCTGACTACCATTTGAGTTATGTTCTTCTAGCTAATGTATACAGATCAGTAGGCCGATGGGATGATGCCGTGGAGATTGCCAAGCTGATGCAAGATAGAGGAGTTAAGAAGAATCCGGCTAAGAGCTGGATTGAATCTAAAAGTAGATTGGGTTCTCATATTCGTGTTGGTGATGTGCACATACCTAGAAAAATCGATTTTAATGCCGTTTGGGGACATTGTGTGAAAACCAGAATAGATCGGAGTGAATCAACAGTAGAGTATCAACCCATGTTGGAGGCTGGAGTACAGTTCTAA
- the LOC101310626 gene encoding protein ULTRAPETALA 1-like, with the protein MGEVVMFSEEELREMSGVKRGVDHIEVTCGCTSHRYGDAVGRLRVFMNGELEITCECTPGCQEGTLSPSLFEKHSGRETARKWKNNVWVIVNGKKVPLCKTVLLKYHNEASKNANAAQRSQNGRASHRDEFVCCTRCNKERRFRLRTKEECQVHHDAVADVNWKCADLPYDKITCDDEEERASRRVYRGCSRKPTCQGCTSCVCFGCEICRFSDCSCQTCTDFTRNAKP; encoded by the exons ATGGGGGAGGTGGTGATGTTTAGCGAGGAGGAGCTGAGGGAGATGAGCGGAGTGAAGAGAGGGGTGGACCATATTGAGGTCACGTGCGGCTGTACCAGTCACAGATATGGAGATGCTGTTGGGAGGCTTAGGGTTTTCATGAATGGTGAACTTGAAATCACATGTGAATGCACCCCTGGCTGTCAGGAAG GCACATTGAGTCCCTCACTATTTGAGAAGCATTCTGGAAGAGAGACAGCTAGGAAATGGAAAAATAATGTTTGGGTCATTGTTAATGGGAAGAAGGTTCCATTGTGTAAGACAGTGCTACTCAAGTACCACAACGAGGCATCAAAGAATGCTAATGCGGCCCAAAGATCCCAGAATGGACGAGCTTCTCACCGTGATGAGTTTGTTTGTTGTACTAGATGCAACAAGGAGCGCAGGTTTCGTCTCCGAACAAAAGAGGAATGCCAGGTTCACCATGATGCTGTGGCTGATGTGAATTGGAAATGTGCTGATCTGCCATATGACAA AATAACTTGTGATGATGAGGAAGAAAGAGCAAGTCGTAGGGTTTATAGAGGCTGCAGCCGTAAACCAACATGCCAAGGCTGCACTTCTTGTGTATGTTTTGGCTGTGAAATTTGTCGTTTCTCAGATTGCAGCTGCCAAACTTGCACCGACTTCACCAGAAATGCTAAACCTTGA
- the LOC101310915 gene encoding uncharacterized protein LOC101310915 — translation MVGLSSEPNLDQASKLKLSRDPPDAVDPRPVADLSFVDSLLDFESIDSWFRDLPNPGMDCEAGSVVEVKNDVIEVGGGGPVVNGSDPFGCGLGSAVAVKPEVAEVAEKLSCCIEEELGKVSLVGGGEDSLVLGAVSEKLEPKIEGVESKMKSESSESESESESESSSAASSSSSSSSSEEEEMDVEKDGTGNVKVEAETKEKECEEEACELEEGEISGGEEKGYGSGDDGDEEGAEVAWSDDDIFDEGDEEEDAIKGPIRSKNELEELPPVPPVNATLEPHHQMLPVGVVLSVVGTKVIVEGVEKHNPLNEGSILWITESRSPLGLVDEIFGPVINPYYMVRYNTESEIPAGIQVGTPISFVQEFADHVLNNKDLYRKGYDASGANDEEISDEAEFSDDEKEAEYRRQQKMAKRGMNDQNAGSKKNNRKKGKNRMGSWKNDQSSPQQTPPDQHHEQSSAAPARRYGPSSSAVSESLVSGRGSGPFPGATQAGGMHANGVWTNGMPCQLQQTPFPNAFPNNNMPFFPQYPHQMSMPGGIPFHQQPNAFSGPMGSQGMMGQHGFHQPGFGIGFQGQHTPGQQLNSFPGPMHAFGMAQQGQLGFNQIAFGMGQNGFNPNVFGVGPPGQHGFNPNGCAMVQQGQHGFNQNTFPSISQGQPTNPNLEQNMPQPGNPVAGDVDAPQQFSRSTSANRGRRPYRRGGRQFARGRGRGAS, via the exons ATGGTAGGTCTCTCCTCAGAACCCAACCTCGATCAAGCTTCAAAGCTCAAGCTTTCAAGGGACCCACCAGACGCCGTCGATCCCAGACCCGTCGCCGACCTGTCGTTTGTTGATTCGTTGCTGGATTTCGAGTCCATTGATAGTTGGTTTAGGGATTTACCGAACCCGGGTATGGATTGTGAGGCGGGTAGTGTGGTGGAGGTGAAGAATGACGTTATTGAGGTTGGTGGTGGAGGCCCAGTTGTGAATGGATCGGACCCATTTGGTTGTGGGCTTGGTTCGGCGGTGGCGGTGAAGCCTGAAGTTGCAGAGGTTGCAGAGAAGTTGAGTTGTTGTATTGAGGAGGAGTTGGGGAAGGTTAGTTTAGTTGGAGGGGGTGAAGACAGTTTAGTTCTTGGAGCAGTGAGTGAGAAGTTGGAGCCGAAAATCGAAGGTGTGGAGAGTAAAATGAAGAGTGAAAGTTCGGAATCGGAGAGTGAGAGTGAGAGTGAGAGTTCATCAGCAGCATCGTCTTCGAGTAGTAGTAGCTCTAGTGAGGAGGAGGAGATGGATGTGGAGAAGGATGGAACAGGGAATGTGAAGGTGGAGGCGGAGACGAAGGAGAAGGAGTGCGAAGAGGAGGCTTGTGAACTTGAAGAAGGGGAGATAAGTGGTGGAGAGGAGAAGGGTTATGGAAGTGGGGATGATGGTGATGAGGAGGGCGCTGAGGTTGCTTGGAGTGATGATGATATTTTCGATGAGGGGGATGAGGAAGAGGACGCTATAAAAGGACCCATTAGGTCCAAAAATGAGCTCGAG GAACTTCCACCAGTTCCACCAGTTAATGCAACCTTGGAACCACATCATCAAATGCTGCCTGTGGGAGTTGTTTTATCG GTTGTTGGTACCAAAGTCATTGTAGAAGGAGTTGAGAAGCACAACCCTCTGAACGAGGGTTCTATTCTGTGGATAACTGAGAGCAGATCTCCGTTGGGACTGGTAGATGAAATTTTTGGACCTGTTATAAACCCTTACTATATGGTGAGATACAATACAGAAAGTGAAATCCCTGCCGGTATACAAGTTGGAACACCGATCTCTTTTGTTCAGGAGTTTGCAGATCATGTGCTCAATAACAAAGATCTTTACAGAAAGGGTTATGATGCATCGGGTGCAAATGATGAAGAGATATCAGATGAAGCAGAATTTTCAGATGATGAGAAAGAGGCTGAATACAGGAGACAGCAAAAAATGGCAAAGAGGGGAATGAATGACCAGAATGCCGGCAGTAAGAAAAACAACAGAAAAAAAGGTAAAAATAGGATGGGGTCCTGGAAGAATGATCAATCTTCACCCCAGCAAACACCTCCCGATCAACACCACGAGCAATCTTCAGCTGCACCTGCTCGTCGTTATGGTCCATCTTCTTCTGCAGTCTCAGAAAGTTTGGTTAGTGGGCGTGGATCAGGTCCATTTCCAGGTGCTACACAGGCTGGTGGTATGCATGCAAATGGAGTTTGGACAAATGGAATGCCGTGTCAGCTACAACAAACACCTTTCCCCAATGCATTTCCAAATAATAATATGCCATTTTTTCCACAGTACCCACATCAGATGTCTATGCCAGGCGGAATTCCATTCCATCAGCAGCCAAATGCGTTTTCAGGACCCATGGGTTCACAAGGGATGATGGGTCAACATGGCTTCCACCAACCAGGTTTTGGAATAGGTTTCCAGGGACAACATACACCAGGGCAACAGTTGAATTCCTTCCCAGGACCGATGCATGCATTTGGGATGGCTCAACAGGGTCAACTTGGCTTCAACCAAATTGCATTTGGGATGGGTCAAAATGGCTTCAACCCGAATGTTTTTGGGGTGGGGCCACCGGGTCAACATGGCTTCAACCCAAATGGATGTGCAATGGTTCAACAGGGACAGCATGGCTTCAACCAAAATACGTTCCCGAGTATCTCACAGGGTCAACCTACAAACCCAAATTTAGAACAGAATATGCCACAACCTGGGAACCCAGTTGCAGGTGATGTTGACGCTCCCCAACAATTTAGTCGAAGTACATCTGCTAATCGTGGAAGAAGGCCGTATCGTCGAGGGGGTCGTCAGTTTGCAAGGGGAAGAGGAAGGGGTGCCAGCTGA
- the LOC101311207 gene encoding uncharacterized protein LOC101311207 — MVVFCFLVDQTKKVRGSKPAAGICSRCGGGASVADMKTATRFCYVPFYWKSWKAIICTFCGAVLRSYS; from the coding sequence ATGGTAGTGTTTTGCTTTCTGGTGGATCAGACGAAGAAAGTGCGGGGCAGCAAGCCGGCGGCCGGAATATGCTCGAGGTGCGGCGGCGGAGCTAGCGTAGCCGATATGAAAACCGCCACCAGATTTTGTTACGTGCCGTTTTACTGGAAGTCTTGGAAAGCCATCATATGTACTTTCTGCGGAGCAGTACTTCGATCTTATTCATAA